Genomic segment of Apostichopus japonicus isolate 1M-3 chromosome 8, ASM3797524v1, whole genome shotgun sequence:
AGCAGCCAAGTATCCAGGGACgaagcgggccagctcctcctgctgctgggccccctcgtcaggctcgcgtacgatcaatttgcaagggtcgctaccaggtccgtaaaggcccgtagacaaaacatcgtctccgccatccattggccttcgacggaggcgaaggacagaatgctggaactaccaatcctcggggaagacctttttgcgggctgcttccaaaagaaactgcAGGAAGAGGTGGCCCGAAGGGAGACTCTGGCCAAATCAGAATTCCGACCCCCACCGACCCAGAGAACCAGACCCTTCCGCCCGAGGGAGAGCAGAGCACCTAGGGGAACGAGAGCAGCACCCGCCAAATCTAtgagcagaggagctctcagaggcagaagccggggggcagccttccgtccgacccgcccctgggcccccagaggaggcagaggctcgtcgtcgaccagacgggacagtgaccgctcctccactcgaccagcgttcgccgcccagccctaggggtgcccacctcaccgcggccattccgccggtgggggggagactaacaaacttctcccagcaatgggaatttattggcggggacaagtgggtgttggacacagtcagacacgggtacaaaatagaattctcctccagcccacccttcgggggcggaggaaggcagacactcacacccacggaccccgtcaaacgcttagccctagaaggggaaattctggccctgctggccaagcaggcaattacaagagttccggaagagacgggaccactcttccggtcctccttttttctgaccaaaaaacgggatggcacctggcgtcccattctaaacctaaaacccctgaacacaaaacacatcagaccaaaacacttccgtatggagaccttaaacttaatattacccctactcagaaagggcatgtgggcggcgaccgtagacttacgggacgcctacctgcacatcttgatacacagagaacaccgacgattcctagcgttccggtacgcagaacaagactaccagttccgggcgctcccattcggcctagccacggctcccagaaccttcacgagagtcgcgggagcagtagtcgcctacctcagaaaaagaggggtcaccctctacgtatatctagacgactggttggtagtagggaacagcctatcggaagcaaccaacaacgtccacaaaacgctccagacccttcaagaactgggctggatcgtgaaccagaagaaatcacggctatcaccttcccagacgatccagttcctcggggccatactggacttcaccaccggggtagcccgaccctcagaagaaagagtcgcggcagtcaaggcgaccacacaacagatcttggcacaccgggggtcaccaacggggacatggctccgggccctgggactcatggccagcCTCGTCGATATAGTGAGACTGTGCAGGCTACACATGCGACCTCTACAACTGCACCTGCTGAGGTCCGCAGACCCTACAGACCCAGACAAAACAACGCTCATCTACAGGTCAGAGGAGGTCACCCAACACTTTCGATGGTGGCtcgacccaaacaactggagttcaggggtaccctttgcgatacagctaccaatgacatcgataACGACGGACGCATCACTGTCCGGATGGGGAACGTGGTCCCAAACAGAAAGATCTCTCCACATCAACATCCTGGAGATGATGGCGGTCAAAAGAGCCCTGGAAGTTTTCAACGACCACGTACAGGGAACGATAACCACAATCTTCACCGACAACACGACAGTGGTGGCCTACATCAATCGGCAGGGGGGCACCCGCTCAGAGAGACTGTGCCGACTCGCGTGGGAGGTGATAACAGCGGCCGAGGACTCCGGCACGATCCTACGGGCTTCCCACATCGCAGGCAAGCTCAACGTGATGGCGGACGTCTTATCCAGGGGGCATatagaccccaacgaatggtctctggaacaggagacttgcgacagaatcttttcgatcttcggcaggcccacgatagacctgttcgcaacacacaagaacaacaaactccaGACCTTCTGTTCCAGACGATTCCACCCCCTGGCCTACCACACGGACGCAATGTCCCTCTCCTGGGACCACATGGATGCGTACATCTTCCCGCCGCTGTGTATGATCGGACAAGTCCTCAGGAAAATTCggaactccaagggcaggttcacactaatagccccgttctggcctcgcagaccctggttcgccgagatcccccaactcctcatggacgtcccagtgagtctaccggacaagcctcacctactgtcccagagacagggaactctctcccacccagacatcaaggggttacaattagttgcctggaggctgtccggtcttccctacgacagagaggcttttcagaagcagctgccgcgatggcagccgacgctagaaggggaacgaccgcagcgacttacgattcccgtCTGCGGAAGTTCGACCAATGGTGCCGACCGAGACAGATACTGCTGCCTGCTGCCTCTGTGACACAGATAGCCGAGTTCCTCCTCTCACTCTTTGGAGAGGGGAAACAAGTCTCCACCATCAGGAATTACAGGTCGGCCATCGCTGCCATCCACCAGGGCTTCCCAGATGGCTCCACACTGAGCAATAACCCGTACATTGCACAGCTCATCAAAGGCATGGCGAATCGTCGCCCACAGATCAGACGGCTAGCCCCCTCCTGGGGACTCTCAGCAGTGTTACATGCCCTGGCAGGACCACCATACGAACCAATGGCTAAAGCCTCCCTGGCTGCCCTCACAAAAAAGACACTCTTCCTCGTCGCAGTggcgtcagcaagaaggaggagttgcctccacgccctatccaccaagcagaatcacatcagatttgagggccacggggtgaggatggttccagacccgtcatttattgcaaagaaccagaccttgaccttcctgccaggagacattttcatcccggaaattaagaccatgtcatcagtagccgaggacaaacgatggtgtccagtcagggcactgaagtggtacctgagcaagacagagaagttaagacaatcaacttctctcttcatcataccacgaccaccctacgcagcggcctccaaagacactctatccaggtggctagtagagatcatacgcccgttcacatcggggacctcccgaccaagggctcacgacgtcagaggggtcgcggcctctacagccctattcgccggcatcccgatagaggacatactcaaagcagcagcgtggaaaactccaactacgttcgtcgcctgctacttgaccgacactttacacgccgaagcggcatttggtagcgcggtgatgcgaggtccggtgggtaacaggtcccacccctcgggcctcccaccatcgggcagtgccactcggtgctaaggttgtgaggagacaggtaagcgagaagcgaagtaaatattccaaaacttactggtttggatatttacgagtgacgagcttacctgtctccattcccgcctccctcccccgagagggtggtgggacacagccggacggaggagcggtcgctcTACTTGACTCACGACTCCGAGcttcacaccagatagacagaaccaccatccaccagagagccatcaactatgtctatcggtgagtgtacctatgtgtttccgtatgcgtttgcgtacatagtcttccacttacgttctcacctaagttggtctaagggtaacaagtggcggaccgtaaatctttaggctccttgttagtgtaaggggtagttccgcctgcagggttcaggagagtgtccccccttcccgctgcgccggggagggttacactcccccctgctaggaaggcgtcagtgaattttttgttaggggttcactttgggaagttaactcgacgggggtcgttgggggtggccagtccttgccacccccactcccgcgtccgtgaggccactcttcaggaatggtctcatgagaaaggaggagggaccggaaggggggtccggtcatagagggcgcacagtgttatttatttaccaggactttataggcacggtagaatgaggtgctaaggttgtgaggagacaggtaagctcgtcactcgtaaatatccaaaccagtaagttttggaatgtcTGCGGGATGAGAGTGGATCAAATTGTTTGGTGTTTGTGCTCAGGCTTTATCTTGGATGACTTGTCTTAAAAATGTCTCTAAATTGCCTTTACCAATTCAGGATTTGTCCTTCATTATTTTTGCCATCTGACTATTTTCTACAGGTTATAAtacattattgttatttttagcaTTGTAGTGTGTACCAAGTTTTAAATATCCTTTGTTGACAAAAAATCATTGAATCATGTGAGGCAAATAACTTATGTCCCTTATGGGCCTACATGTACCGTTACAAATATCCATGAAAGACGTGTTTTTTAAAACTTACAATTCCATCAAACAAAGGTAGAGCAAAAATTTCCAGTGTATTTACTAAAACGACtttaattataatttgtttccatagcaaccaaCCATATTCAAAGAGCAACATAACCTTCCAGTTATTAGCCCCAGAACCAGTCGCAAGGCCTGGTTACAATGACTTCTTCAACACTCCTGAGCTTCTAGAGTTTGTCTTAGCCACTCAAGTCCGGATTCGAATGCAAGGACATTATCACGTTTCCAATACGAGACATCAGTATTATGGAATCGAAGAAGTTACAGTCAACACAAGGTTTGTGACAACTTTTACCTGACCATTACAAAATTCCATGGAGTGAGAAACTGAAGGAAAACTTTGTGATGaaattggaaattaaaactcTTAAGCCGTTCACAATAATATTATCATTGAAAGAAAAGCATAGAGGCATACTACATTAGTAACAGTGGGCACAGTTTGCAATGAGCAaacaacgaaaaaaaaaaaattctgtactgGTCAGCAACTAAAATCAACATTTTCAAGTTCTTTAAGTTGGGTGGCCCATTTTCTGAAATGATGATTCCATCCGTCCTAAGCATTTTCTCTGAAGATTTGTTTTTTGTGAAGTATGTAACACTTGTAAGAAAAAGTCATCAGAAAGTCGTATGAATGTACGAAACACATACAAGAAAAAGTCATCAGAAAGTCGTTAAAATGTACGAAACACATACAAGAGAAAGTCATcagaaagtttaaattttttaaacttCTCCTTTGTTAGATGAAGTGAGACTTGTCTAATAGGAATTTAACATaaggttataaaaaaaaaaaaaaaattagataaATTAAAGTAACAATCTGCTTTAGCCTGGTAATAGCAGAGTGGATGCTATCATGGTGATGAAGTTGGTATACAACATTTTATAGACACCCTGTGTTTCGTTATTTAATAAAGACAAATGAAGGCAATCTGTTAAACTGACCTTTCAAGAGGAGACCTACAAAAACAGTTGCTCATTTATCTTGACTTATTTTGCCataatttgtttctgtttttgaattttttttttttagatgtgAATGCAATGGCCATGCAGCCACATGTGACATGGAAACCAACCCTTACACCTGTAATTGCCTTCCCGAGAGTTTTACAAGAGGGCAAAATGTAAGAACCATTAAACCTTCATTCTATTGTTAGGATGTAGTAGACCACATATTCAGATCAGGGAGGGCTTTTAAACGGTTGTTGTCCAGcattgactgattgattgaaGTCAGTTTCGAATATGAGAAGTAACCTTTATTCATGTTCCAATAAGTGTTCTGTGTTTATTGATCCAGTATTGAAGTCTTTTTTAAACATGTGTTCGTTTGCAAGTTTAAGAGGGAACATGCTAAGGTGAAGAAGAAGGAATGTTATGTTTAAGGTTTTTTAATACAGTCATTTTAACACAGATACCAATACCTATCTTGCATCTTAAGCCATTGTCTGATTTTGTTTTGGGCTTATCGTACTTTGTACGTCAAGAATCTGGAGAGCTATTGTTATTTTCATTCAGTGTTCAGGCTAGTTACCAAccaattttgaagaaagaatTAGCTCGCAGAATTTAAGCTGACCGTTGGGCTAGTTCCCGACATGAATTGGATACAATGGGAAAAGTTGTTACATAATTTTAGCATCATGAAAGCTAACATCTTTTTCACATGTTTGATCCTACAACAGTATCATATATACTAAGATGAGCATATTTTATCATTGCAACTAGTCTACTGAAATCCAAGTTCAcaatttcgatttttttttttggcagtgtGAGACATGCCTCCCTCTCTACAACAACAAACCATACCACCACGGAGATCGTATTAATTCATACAACTGTAAGCCATGCCAGTGTTATGGACATGCTTTGAGCTGCAGATATAATAGTTCCGTGGATCCTTTCCCAGCTGACCACGACAGGTAACTGAATCAAATTCTTGTCAAGTTGCTGGAAGAATTGTATCAGATTTTGAGCACACGTTGGGATCAGTTATGTCACATACTACAATACTGTCTACGGAAACTCACCCAAAAGTAAAGCCAGGGGGTTCAAATACCCAACATTGATCATTGGAAAGATACACTCTTAGCCCCAGACTCTTAACATTTGGGCCTGTAACTATTTCATAACCACCATAGTATGTCTAGTGTAGTAATGTGATTCTCTTGAAAGGATGAGTGTAATTGGCACTATTGATGGTGTTACCCCTATTAATATCTTATTTCACGGTATCTTCAACTGAATGATTGGTAAGAAAATAATTTACCACATGTTCTTAGAATTGAGTATGTAATAACATGGACATTACTATCCATAGTCATGTGAATACAGCTAAGGTAGGCTTGCTTATGCCATATAACTTTCAAAGTTTAGGAAGAGTTTTACATTTGTAGAACCAgataaacgaacaaaataaaacgaaacagttgatgaaagtcatagtagtgtattcaaacgttttcgaagatttcccatcttcctcgtcaggaaagagataataataatataactttcaGTCGCATTAGAATTGGAGCAAGCTAGTTCACAAGTTGATTGTTTTGTAACGCAGTGGAAAGCATTTATGTGACTGCTCTTGTCAATGTAAGCTCTGTGGTAGATGCATAGGTTAGCTTACATGCTTATTTGTTATGatcattgcaaggaacataaaTTTAAGATCCTGTTTTGTATCATATTTTTGCCAGAATTTTGAATTTACCACTAGGTTATGTAATGTCGCAACGTGTCCCATTTCTGTCATGCTCAAAGAGCTGTGTAAACACCTTCTGTCTATGCAGGCATTATAAATGATATTGCTACTCtgtttaagtattttttttttttatgggaggTGGAAATCTGTCATATGATCATGTAGTGTTACAATGTGTGCTATGTCTGTTAAACTTAAAAAGAGCAATGGTCTTTCTAAACAGGATTGATAATAAATGCTTGAAATACTTTTGTCTGTGTTTAATTATGGGGaggttttaaacatttttaaatgGGGTGTGATGTACTGTTACAACATGCCAAATGCTATGGCAGTGTCATTATATTAGTTATGACCAAGCATGAATGATAACTACCTTTATTCAGAAACTAAAAGTGGGAGTCCATCGATTAATCAATGAAGATAGCCGGTTATTGAACACTCTGATGTTTCACATGCAAAATGTGGTTAACCAGGAATATTAAGATATCAATCGGAAACTCACGTgatatttcttttctctttctacAGAGGAGGTGGAGGGGTATGCGTTAACTGCTTGCATAATACACAGGGTCGTTTCTGCGATGAATGCCAGAATGGATTTTTTAGGGAAGATGGCCAGTCATTGGATTCGTTTAATGTGTGTTCACCCTGTGAATGTAACACCAACGGTACCGTGGGAGGGTCACACCTCTGTAATCCAGTGA
This window contains:
- the LOC139970979 gene encoding uncharacterized protein, with amino-acid sequence MGIYWRGQVGVGHSQTRVQNRILLQPTLRGRRKADTHTHGPRQTLSPRRGNSGPAGQAGNYKSSGRDGTTLPVLLFSDQKTGWHLASHSKPKTPEHKTHQTKTLPYGDLKLNITPTQKGHVGGDRRLTGRLPAHLDTQRTPTIPSVPVRRTRLPVPGAPIRPSHGSQNLHESRGSSSRLPQKKRGHPLRISRRLVGSREQPIGSNQQRPQNAPDPSRTGLDREPEEITAITFPDDPVPRGHTGLHHRGSPTLRRKSRGSQGDHTTDLGTPGVTNGDMAPGPGTHGQPRRYQHPGDDGGQKSPGSFQRPRTGNDNHNLHRQHDSGGLHQSAGGHPLRETVPTRVGGDNSGRGLRHDPTGFPHRRQAQRDGGRLIQGAYRPQRMVSGTGDLRQNLFDLRQAHDRPVRNTQEQQTPDLLFQTIPPPGLPHGRNVPLLGPHGCVHLPAAVYDRTSPQENSELQGQVHTNSPVLASQTLVRRDPPTPHGRPSESTGQASPTVPETGNSLPPRHQGVTISCLEAVRSSLRQRGFSEAAAAMAADARRGTTAATYDSRLRKFDQWCRPRQILLPAASVTQIAEFLLSLFGEGKQVSTIRNYRSAIAAIHQGFPDGSTLSNNPYIAQLIKGMANRRPQIRRLAPSWGLSAVLHALAGPPYEPMAKASLAALTKKTLFLVAVASARRRSCLHALSTKQNHIRFEGHGVRMVPDPSFIAKNQTLTFLPGDIFIPEIKTMSSVAEDKRWCPVRALKWYLSKTEKLRQSTSLFIIPRPPYAAASKDTLSRWLVEIIRPFTSGTSRPRAHDVRGVAASTALFAGIPIEDILKAAAWKTPTTFVACYLTDTLHAEAAFGSAVMRGPVGNRSHPSGLPPSGSATRC